One Streptomyces sp. NBC_00554 DNA segment encodes these proteins:
- a CDS encoding LacI family DNA-binding transcriptional regulator — MGHPFPIREIARQAGLSEATVDRVLNGRGGVRDSTVREVRLAIADLDRQRTQVRLVGRTFMIDIVMQAPERFTTAVRAALEAELPDLHPAVVRSRFHFRETGQGEELVGILDRIARRGSQGVILKAPDVPEVTAAVGRLVAAGIPVVTLVTDLPASARLAYVGIDNRAAGATAAYLMGQWLGDRPGNVLTSLSSGFFRNEEEREMGFRGAMRARHPERTLVEIAEGQGLDATEYDLVRAALKRDPDIRAVYSIGGGNIATLRAFADLGRECAVFIAHDLDHDNTRLLREQRLSAVLHHDLRQDMREACRLVMRAHDALPPAGPALPSAIQIVTPYNMPTTPPR; from the coding sequence ATGGGTCACCCTTTCCCGATCCGGGAAATAGCACGTCAGGCGGGTCTCAGCGAGGCCACCGTGGACCGGGTCCTGAACGGCCGGGGCGGGGTGCGTGACAGCACCGTGCGTGAGGTCCGCCTGGCCATCGCCGATCTGGACCGGCAGCGCACCCAGGTCCGGCTGGTCGGCCGTACGTTCATGATCGACATCGTGATGCAGGCACCGGAGAGGTTCACCACCGCCGTGCGGGCCGCGCTGGAGGCCGAGCTGCCCGACCTGCACCCGGCCGTCGTGCGCTCACGCTTCCACTTCCGTGAGACCGGGCAGGGGGAGGAGCTGGTCGGGATACTGGACCGGATAGCCCGGCGCGGCTCGCAGGGCGTGATCCTCAAGGCCCCGGACGTGCCAGAGGTGACCGCCGCCGTCGGCAGGCTCGTCGCCGCCGGCATACCCGTCGTCACCCTGGTGACCGACCTGCCCGCCAGCGCCCGGCTCGCCTACGTCGGCATAGACAACCGGGCGGCGGGCGCGACGGCCGCCTACCTCATGGGCCAGTGGCTCGGCGACCGGCCCGGCAATGTGCTGACCAGCCTCAGCAGCGGCTTCTTCCGCAACGAGGAGGAGCGCGAGATGGGCTTCCGGGGTGCGATGCGCGCCCGGCACCCGGAACGGACCCTCGTCGAGATCGCCGAGGGACAGGGCCTGGACGCCACCGAGTACGACCTCGTCCGGGCCGCTCTCAAGCGCGACCCGGACATCAGGGCGGTCTACTCGATCGGCGGCGGCAACATCGCGACCCTGCGCGCCTTCGCGGACCTGGGCCGCGAGTGCGCCGTGTTCATCGCCCACGACCTCGATCACGACAACACCCGGCTGCTGCGCGAACAGCGCCTGTCGGCCGTGCTCCACCACGACCTGCGACAGGACATGCGTGAGGCCTGCCGCCTTGTCATGCGGGCCCACGACGCCCTGCCGCCCGCCGGTCCTGCACTGCCGTCCGCGATCCAGATCGTCACGCCCTACAACATGCCTACGACACCGCCGCGTTGA
- a CDS encoding LacI family DNA-binding transcriptional regulator, giving the protein MRPPTSPDTRPPTIRDVADQAGVSKSLVSLVLRGSDQVRPEKREAVLRAVRELGYRPNAAARSLSEQRTRTVGVLLNDLRNPWFVDLLDGLNPLLHDNGLHMLLADARLNRRTGQDPAGPLLDLRVDGLVVVGTLPDPAALGTVAERIPVVVAGAREPVPPGVDVVAGDDERGARLITEHLIGLGHRRIAHIAGYGAVGELRRASFEATMRAHGLADGAIVEPSDMTEEGGYRSTVRLLSGPRRPTAILAVNDIASVGALSAAEELGLSVPRDLSVTGYDNTSISRLRHVWLTTVDNAGHEVGRRAARCLLDRFDTPGTPGRVHLAPPAVEIRGTTAAVGG; this is encoded by the coding sequence ATGCGACCGCCGACGAGTCCGGACACCAGACCGCCGACGATCCGCGACGTGGCCGACCAGGCCGGTGTCTCCAAGTCGCTGGTCTCCCTGGTGCTGCGCGGCTCCGACCAGGTGCGCCCCGAGAAGCGCGAGGCCGTGCTGCGGGCCGTACGGGAACTCGGCTACCGGCCGAACGCCGCCGCGCGCAGCCTCAGCGAACAGCGCACCCGCACGGTCGGCGTCCTCCTGAACGACCTGCGCAACCCGTGGTTCGTGGACCTCCTGGACGGCCTGAACCCGCTGCTGCACGACAACGGCCTGCACATGCTCCTGGCCGACGCCCGCCTCAACCGCCGCACCGGCCAGGACCCGGCCGGACCCCTGCTCGACCTCCGGGTGGACGGCCTGGTCGTGGTCGGCACCCTGCCCGACCCGGCCGCGCTCGGCACGGTCGCCGAGCGCATCCCGGTCGTCGTCGCGGGCGCCCGCGAGCCGGTACCGCCCGGCGTCGACGTCGTGGCGGGTGACGACGAGCGGGGCGCGCGGCTGATCACCGAGCACCTCATCGGCCTCGGCCACCGCCGGATCGCGCACATCGCGGGCTACGGCGCCGTCGGCGAACTGCGCCGGGCCAGCTTCGAGGCGACGATGCGGGCGCACGGGCTCGCGGACGGTGCGATCGTCGAGCCCAGCGACATGACCGAGGAGGGCGGCTACCGCAGCACGGTGCGGCTGCTCAGCGGCCCGCGGCGGCCCACCGCCATCCTCGCCGTCAACGACATCGCCTCGGTCGGCGCGCTGTCGGCCGCCGAGGAACTCGGCCTGAGCGTCCCCCGCGACCTCTCCGTCACCGGCTACGACAACACGAGCATCTCCCGGCTGCGCCACGTCTGGCTCACCACCGTCGACAACGCGGGCCACGAGGTCGGCCGCCGCGCGGCCCGCTGTCTCCTCGACCGCTTCGACACACCCGGCACTCCTGGCCGCGTCCACCTCGCCCCGCCCGCAGTGGAGATCCGGGGGACCACGGCCGCCGTCGGAGGCTGA
- a CDS encoding phytanoyl-CoA dioxygenase family protein, whose product MSFNSAERRAWLSEQDCDLSAFRALVERPTDLSEFPYGSSVERNVLVYDSDRLRKAVAAGERREVQAELVRAFAEGPGIVVLQGAFPDTSVVDRTTAVFDALIAEQRASGAGAGDHFAKPGANDRVWNALEKAALYDPEAFADYYANDILALVSAAWLGPGYQVTSQVNVVHPGGAAQTVHRDYHLGFLSNEAAAGYPAHVHRLSPVLTLQGAVAHCDMPVESGPTMYLPHSQKYEPGYLAWRLPAFQAYFEAHHIQLPLAKGDAAFFNPALFHAAGTNRTADVRRMANLLQVSSAFGRAMETVDREAVSNAVFPVLLKRKSEGAGEEWLDTVVAACAEGYPFPTNLDNDPPVDGLAPPSQADVVRRAVREEWTPEALREELLAGAERRES is encoded by the coding sequence ATGTCCTTCAATTCCGCAGAACGCCGCGCCTGGCTCTCCGAGCAGGACTGCGACCTCAGCGCCTTCCGTGCGCTGGTCGAGCGGCCGACCGACCTCTCCGAGTTCCCGTACGGCTCCTCCGTGGAGCGGAACGTCCTCGTCTACGACAGTGACCGGCTCCGCAAGGCCGTGGCCGCCGGAGAGCGCCGTGAGGTCCAGGCCGAGCTGGTCCGGGCGTTCGCCGAGGGGCCCGGCATCGTGGTCCTCCAGGGCGCCTTCCCGGACACGTCGGTCGTCGACCGTACGACCGCGGTGTTCGACGCCCTGATCGCCGAGCAGCGTGCCTCGGGCGCGGGCGCCGGGGACCACTTCGCCAAGCCGGGGGCCAACGACCGGGTGTGGAACGCCCTGGAGAAGGCCGCGCTCTACGACCCGGAGGCGTTCGCCGACTACTACGCGAACGACATCCTGGCGCTGGTGTCGGCCGCCTGGCTCGGCCCCGGCTACCAGGTCACCTCGCAGGTCAACGTGGTCCACCCGGGCGGCGCGGCGCAGACCGTGCACCGCGACTACCACCTCGGCTTCCTCAGCAACGAGGCCGCCGCCGGCTATCCCGCCCATGTGCACCGCCTCTCCCCCGTACTCACGCTGCAGGGCGCGGTCGCGCACTGCGACATGCCGGTCGAGTCGGGGCCAACGATGTATCTGCCGCACTCGCAGAAGTACGAGCCGGGCTATCTGGCCTGGCGACTGCCCGCGTTCCAGGCCTACTTCGAGGCGCACCACATCCAGCTCCCGCTCGCCAAGGGCGATGCCGCGTTCTTCAACCCCGCGCTCTTCCACGCGGCCGGGACCAACCGCACGGCGGACGTCCGGCGCATGGCCAACCTGCTCCAGGTGTCCTCCGCGTTCGGGCGGGCGATGGAGACGGTCGACCGCGAGGCGGTGAGCAACGCGGTCTTCCCCGTGCTGCTCAAGCGCAAGTCCGAGGGCGCGGGCGAGGAGTGGCTGGACACGGTCGTCGCCGCCTGCGCCGAGGGCTACCCCTTCCCCACCAACCTCGACAACGACCCGCCGGTCGACGGACTGGCCCCGCCCTCGCAGGCCGACGTGGTCCGCCGCGCGGTGCGTGAGGAATGGACCCCAGAGGCGCTCCGCGAGGAGCTGCTGGCCGGTGCAGAGCGACGCGAGAGCTGA
- a CDS encoding ABC transporter permease, with protein MSMTQHAEPAVTTPPASGPKQTDGRTAQRPLAIRLLARPEVGVFLGAAAVYVFFLISAPPVREASSMANVLYGSSTIGIMALPVALLMIGGEFDLSAGVAVITSALTASMLAYQLSMNVWVGVIAALVVSLGIGFLNGWLVVKTGLPSFLVTLGSFLILQGVNLAVTKLVTGNVATDDISSMDGFDQAKKVFASSFDVGGVQVKITIIWWLVFAAIATWVLLRTKYGNWVFAVGGNKDSARAVGVPVAFTKISLFMLVGFGAWFIGMHQLFSFNTVQSGEGVGQELIYISAAVIGGCLLTGGAGSAIGPVFGAFMFGMVQQGIVYAGWNPDWFKAFLGVMLLGAVLINLWVQRTATRR; from the coding sequence ATGAGCATGACCCAGCATGCCGAGCCGGCGGTGACCACACCGCCGGCCTCCGGCCCGAAGCAGACCGATGGCCGGACCGCGCAACGTCCTCTGGCGATCAGGTTGTTGGCCCGGCCGGAGGTGGGTGTCTTCCTCGGCGCCGCCGCGGTCTATGTGTTCTTCCTGATCTCGGCGCCGCCGGTGCGCGAGGCCAGCTCGATGGCGAACGTCCTGTACGGGTCGTCGACCATCGGCATCATGGCCCTGCCCGTCGCGCTGCTCATGATCGGCGGGGAGTTCGACCTGTCCGCCGGTGTCGCGGTGATCACCTCGGCGCTCACCGCGAGCATGCTTGCCTACCAGCTGAGCATGAACGTGTGGGTCGGTGTGATCGCCGCCCTGGTGGTGTCGCTGGGGATCGGGTTCCTCAATGGCTGGCTGGTGGTCAAGACCGGCCTGCCGTCCTTCCTGGTCACCCTGGGCAGTTTCCTGATCCTGCAGGGCGTCAACCTGGCCGTGACCAAGCTGGTCACCGGCAATGTGGCGACCGACGACATCAGCAGCATGGACGGTTTCGACCAGGCCAAGAAGGTCTTCGCCTCCTCCTTCGACGTCGGCGGCGTCCAGGTGAAGATCACCATCATCTGGTGGCTGGTCTTCGCCGCGATCGCGACCTGGGTGCTGCTGCGCACCAAGTACGGCAACTGGGTCTTCGCGGTCGGCGGCAACAAGGACTCGGCCCGTGCGGTGGGTGTCCCGGTCGCCTTCACCAAGATCTCGCTGTTCATGCTGGTCGGCTTCGGTGCCTGGTTCATCGGCATGCACCAGCTGTTCTCCTTCAACACCGTGCAGTCCGGCGAGGGCGTGGGCCAGGAACTGATCTACATCTCCGCGGCCGTGATCGGCGGCTGCCTGCTCACCGGCGGCGCCGGCTCCGCGATCGGTCCGGTCTTCGGCGCCTTCATGTTCGGCATGGTGCAGCAGGGCATCGTCTACGCCGGCTGGAACCCCGACTGGTTCAAGGCCTTCCTCGGCGTGATGCTGCTGGGCGCCGTCCTCATCAACTTGTGGGTCCAGCGCACCGCGACCCGGAGGTAA
- a CDS encoding sugar phosphate isomerase/epimerase, whose protein sequence is MSDRPSLDRIRVGSAPDSWGVWFPDDPQQVPWQRFLDEVAEAGYPWIELGPYGYLPTDPARLTEEIGKRDLKVSAGTVFTGLHRGHSVWDSTWEHVSQVAALTQAMGAKHLVVIPSFWRDDKTAEILEPPELTGEQWAHLTKGMERLGHEVKETYGLDIVVHPHADTHIDTEDHVERFLDSTDSELVNLCLDTGHYAYCGGDSVKLIETYGERIGYLHLKQVDPEILADVVKNEVPFGPAVQRGVMCEPPSGVPELEPVLVAAQRLGVELFAIVEQDMYPCEPDKPLPIAVRTRKFLRSCGA, encoded by the coding sequence ATGTCCGACCGTCCCTCTCTGGACCGCATCCGGGTCGGCTCCGCCCCGGACTCCTGGGGTGTCTGGTTCCCCGACGATCCCCAACAGGTGCCGTGGCAGCGCTTCTTGGACGAGGTTGCCGAGGCCGGCTACCCCTGGATCGAGCTGGGTCCGTACGGCTATCTGCCGACCGACCCGGCCCGGCTCACCGAGGAGATCGGCAAGCGCGATCTGAAGGTCTCCGCGGGCACGGTCTTCACCGGCCTGCACCGGGGCCACTCCGTCTGGGACTCCACCTGGGAGCACGTCAGCCAGGTCGCCGCGCTCACCCAGGCGATGGGCGCGAAGCACCTGGTCGTCATCCCGTCCTTCTGGCGGGACGACAAGACCGCAGAGATCCTGGAGCCGCCGGAGCTGACCGGCGAGCAGTGGGCCCACCTCACCAAGGGCATGGAACGCCTCGGACACGAGGTCAAGGAGACGTACGGTCTCGACATCGTCGTCCACCCGCACGCGGACACCCACATCGACACGGAGGACCACGTCGAGCGCTTCCTCGACTCGACCGACTCCGAACTCGTCAACCTCTGCCTGGACACGGGGCACTACGCCTACTGCGGCGGCGACAGCGTCAAGCTGATCGAGACGTACGGCGAACGCATCGGCTATCTGCACCTCAAGCAGGTCGACCCGGAGATCCTCGCCGACGTCGTCAAGAACGAGGTTCCCTTCGGTCCGGCCGTACAGCGCGGAGTGATGTGCGAACCGCCTTCCGGCGTACCGGAGTTGGAGCCGGTGCTGGTCGCGGCGCAGCGGCTGGGCGTCGAGCTGTTCGCGATCGTCGAGCAGGACATGTACCCGTGCGAGCCGGACAAGCCGCTGCCGATCGCGGTGCGCACCCGCAAGTTCCTCCGGTCCTGCGGCGCCTGA
- a CDS encoding SDR family oxidoreductase, whose translation MGLLDDKVVLVNGGSQGVGAAIARAAVREGAVVAVSGRRPEPGEALVAELTGAGGKAMFVRADLSDAEQAKAAVAEVIAAHGRVDCLVNSAGLTTRGTLLATTPELFDQHIAINLKAPFFAMQAAVADMVARKAPGTIVNIGSNCAHGGPPHLAAYSAAKAGLAGLTRNAAHAHRFDRVRINDLNIGWTATEGEDATQKAFHGAGDDWREEAAAKLPMGKLGQPDEIADFVVFLLSDRSGVVTGSVIDWDQNVLGALD comes from the coding sequence ATGGGACTTCTCGACGACAAGGTCGTCCTCGTCAATGGCGGCAGCCAGGGCGTGGGTGCCGCCATCGCTCGCGCCGCGGTGCGCGAGGGCGCGGTGGTGGCCGTCAGCGGCCGCCGACCCGAGCCCGGTGAGGCCCTGGTGGCCGAGCTGACCGGGGCGGGCGGCAAGGCGATGTTCGTACGCGCCGACCTGTCGGACGCCGAGCAGGCGAAGGCGGCCGTGGCCGAGGTGATCGCCGCGCACGGCCGCGTCGACTGCCTGGTGAACTCCGCCGGGCTCACCACCCGCGGCACCCTGCTCGCCACCACGCCCGAACTGTTCGACCAGCACATCGCGATCAACCTGAAGGCGCCGTTCTTCGCGATGCAGGCTGCGGTGGCCGACATGGTGGCGCGCAAGGCGCCGGGCACCATCGTCAACATCGGCTCCAACTGCGCACACGGCGGGCCGCCCCACCTGGCGGCGTACTCCGCGGCCAAGGCCGGTCTGGCGGGCCTGACGCGCAACGCCGCGCACGCCCACCGCTTCGACCGGGTCCGGATCAACGACCTGAACATCGGCTGGACCGCGACCGAGGGCGAGGACGCGACCCAGAAGGCCTTCCACGGCGCCGGGGACGACTGGCGGGAGGAAGCCGCCGCGAAGCTGCCGATGGGCAAGCTCGGCCAGCCGGACGAGATCGCCGACTTCGTCGTGTTCCTGCTGTCCGACCGGTCCGGGGTGGTCACCGGTTCGGTGATCGACTGGGACCAGAACGTCCTCGGCGCCCTCGACTGA
- a CDS encoding Gfo/Idh/MocA family oxidoreductase gives MRIGILGLGRIGAFHAETLSGLDVVESLVLTDPFADAAKTAAERFGGEVVDSPEALLAAGVDGIVIAAATDAHPGLILAGVEAGIPVFCEKPVAKTMREGVQVLKAVQGSDVPIQIGYNRRFDAGFVAARAAVHAGELGKLHTVRSTTLDPAPPPAAYIAASGGIFRDCSVHDFDIIRWVTGHEVTEVYAVGGNRGADYIKEAGDADTTGAILTLDDGTIAVVSNSRHNARGYDVRMEIHGFTDSIAVGLEDKLPLRSVEPGVTFPAGTPHDFFMDRFTAAYQAELTAFTEVVAGTRPSPCTVADALEAGWIADACTLSLHEHRPVTIQEVREA, from the coding sequence ATGCGTATCGGAATCCTCGGCCTCGGCCGCATCGGCGCCTTTCACGCCGAGACCCTCTCCGGACTCGACGTCGTCGAGTCGCTCGTCCTCACCGACCCCTTCGCGGACGCCGCCAAGACCGCCGCGGAGCGGTTCGGCGGCGAGGTCGTGGACTCGCCCGAGGCCCTGCTGGCCGCCGGCGTGGACGGCATCGTGATCGCCGCCGCCACGGACGCCCACCCCGGGCTGATCCTGGCCGGGGTCGAGGCCGGCATCCCCGTCTTCTGCGAGAAGCCCGTCGCCAAGACCATGCGCGAGGGCGTCCAGGTCCTCAAGGCCGTCCAGGGCAGCGACGTGCCGATCCAGATCGGCTACAACCGCCGCTTCGACGCCGGCTTCGTCGCCGCGCGCGCCGCCGTGCACGCCGGTGAGCTGGGCAAGCTGCACACCGTACGGTCGACCACGCTGGACCCGGCGCCGCCGCCCGCCGCGTACATCGCCGCCTCCGGAGGCATCTTCCGGGACTGCTCCGTGCACGACTTCGACATCATCCGCTGGGTGACCGGCCACGAGGTGACCGAGGTGTACGCGGTCGGCGGCAACCGGGGCGCCGACTACATCAAGGAGGCGGGCGACGCCGACACCACCGGCGCGATCCTCACCCTCGACGACGGCACCATCGCGGTGGTCTCCAACTCCCGCCACAACGCCCGGGGTTACGACGTCCGCATGGAGATCCACGGCTTCACGGACTCCATCGCGGTGGGCCTGGAGGACAAGCTGCCGCTGCGTTCCGTCGAGCCCGGCGTGACCTTCCCCGCGGGTACCCCGCACGACTTCTTCATGGACCGCTTCACGGCCGCCTACCAGGCCGAACTCACCGCGTTCACCGAGGTCGTGGCCGGCACCCGGCCCTCCCCGTGCACGGTCGCCGACGCCCTGGAGGCCGGCTGGATCGCCGATGCCTGCACACTGTCCCTGCACGAGCACCGCCCCGTCACGATCCAGGAGGTACGGGAAGCATGA
- a CDS encoding Gfo/Idh/MocA family protein, translated as MSEQGREPLRIGVLGAARITENSLIGPARSTGHRVVAVAARDRSRAQAYAAAHGVERVADSYADLLADPEVEVVYNPLANGLHGPWNLAALAAGKHVLSEKPSASNAEEAAEVREAAAKAGTVFMEAFHYLFHPVTRRLHEILESGELGELRRVETVVAIPAPPDTDPRWSLELAGGAVMDLGCYSLHAVRMLAPWAGGAPRLVSARGGERAGAPGVDEWLDADLAFPGGATGSARCHMAYDELEMSCRIVGSRGEATAPNFVLPHRDDRVVVRTGDGERTERLGTRSSYTYQLDAFAARVRGGAPLPLDAGDALATMTLIDECYRAAGFEPRPRVSGAR; from the coding sequence ATGAGCGAACAGGGCCGGGAACCACTGCGCATCGGAGTGCTGGGAGCAGCACGGATCACCGAGAACTCCCTGATCGGCCCGGCCCGGTCGACCGGCCACCGCGTCGTCGCGGTGGCCGCGCGCGACCGCTCTCGCGCGCAGGCGTACGCCGCCGCACACGGCGTCGAGCGGGTGGCGGACTCCTACGCCGACCTGCTCGCCGACCCGGAGGTGGAGGTCGTCTACAACCCCCTTGCGAACGGCCTGCACGGACCGTGGAACCTCGCCGCCCTGGCGGCGGGCAAGCACGTCCTGTCGGAGAAGCCCTCGGCGAGCAACGCCGAGGAGGCCGCCGAGGTACGGGAAGCGGCAGCCAAGGCCGGCACGGTCTTCATGGAGGCCTTCCACTACCTCTTCCACCCGGTCACCCGGCGCCTGCACGAAATCCTCGAGAGTGGCGAACTCGGCGAACTGCGGCGCGTCGAGACCGTGGTCGCGATCCCCGCCCCGCCGGACACCGACCCGCGCTGGTCGCTGGAACTGGCCGGCGGCGCCGTGATGGACCTGGGCTGCTACAGCCTTCACGCGGTGCGGATGCTGGCCCCCTGGGCGGGCGGCGCGCCACGGCTCGTCTCCGCCCGGGGCGGCGAACGCGCCGGCGCGCCGGGTGTCGACGAGTGGCTGGACGCCGACCTGGCCTTCCCCGGCGGCGCCACTGGCTCCGCCCGCTGTCACATGGCGTACGACGAGCTGGAGATGAGCTGCCGGATCGTCGGCTCGCGGGGGGAGGCGACCGCGCCGAACTTCGTACTGCCGCACCGGGACGACCGGGTCGTCGTCCGCACCGGCGACGGCGAACGCACCGAGCGCCTGGGCACCCGCTCCTCGTACACCTACCAGTTGGATGCTTTCGCCGCCCGGGTGCGCGGGGGCGCCCCGCTGCCGCTGGACGCGGGTGACGCGCTGGCGACGATGACACTGATCGACGAGTGCTACCGCGCCGCGGGCTTCGAGCCCAGGCCGCGTGTCTCTGGGGCGCGGTAG
- a CDS encoding ATP-binding cassette domain-containing protein: MTNSNGSGTHGAILQDTAPQDQDGDAPLVQLRNAGKSYGNVRALHGVDLAVRPSQVTCVLGDNGAGKSTLIKIISGLHQHTEGEFLVDGQPVHFTTPRQALDKGIATVYQDLATVPLMPVWRNFFLGSEMTKGPWPVRRLDIEKMKKTADQELRNMGIILDNLEQPIGTLSGGQRQCVAIARAVYFGARVLILDEPTAALGVKQSGVVLKYVAAARDRGLGVIFITHNPHHAYMVGDHFSVLRLGTLELSAERSEITLEELTNHMAGGTELAALKHELAQVRGVDVEELPEVKDLKAPATASPEGTS, from the coding sequence ATGACGAACTCCAACGGATCCGGCACCCACGGCGCCATCCTCCAGGACACCGCGCCCCAGGACCAGGACGGGGATGCCCCCCTCGTCCAGCTGCGCAACGCCGGCAAGTCCTACGGCAACGTCCGCGCCCTGCACGGCGTGGACCTCGCCGTCCGCCCCAGCCAGGTCACCTGCGTGCTCGGCGACAACGGCGCCGGCAAGTCCACCCTGATCAAAATCATCTCCGGGCTGCACCAGCACACCGAGGGCGAGTTCCTCGTCGACGGCCAACCGGTGCACTTCACCACCCCCCGCCAGGCCCTCGACAAGGGCATCGCCACCGTCTACCAGGACCTCGCGACCGTCCCGCTGATGCCGGTATGGCGGAACTTCTTCCTCGGCTCCGAGATGACCAAGGGCCCCTGGCCCGTCCGCCGTCTCGACATCGAGAAGATGAAGAAGACCGCGGACCAGGAGCTCCGCAACATGGGCATCATCCTGGACAACCTGGAACAGCCCATCGGCACCCTCTCCGGCGGCCAGCGCCAGTGCGTCGCCATCGCCCGCGCCGTCTACTTCGGCGCCCGGGTGTTGATCCTGGACGAGCCGACCGCGGCGCTGGGTGTGAAGCAGTCCGGCGTGGTGCTGAAGTACGTCGCCGCCGCCCGCGACCGCGGCCTCGGCGTCATCTTCATCACCCACAACCCGCACCACGCGTACATGGTCGGCGACCACTTCAGCGTCCTGCGCCTGGGCACCCTCGAACTCTCCGCCGAACGCAGCGAAATCACCCTCGAAGAACTCACCAACCACATGGCCGGCGGCACCGAACTCGCCGCACTCAAGCACGAGTTGGCCCAAGTCCGCGGCGTCGATGTCGAGGAGCTGCCCGAGGTGAAGGACCTCAAGGCTCCGGCGACCGCTTCCCCCGAAGGGACCTCCTGA
- a CDS encoding Gfo/Idh/MocA family protein, with translation MVDALGVAVVGFGWMGRVHTQAYSRVRHHYPQLALRPELVTVAEEVPGRAEEAAAQFGFATAVRDWREVAADPRIGAVSITAPNFLHREIGVAMAEAGKHIWIEKPVGLTAADAGAVADAVAKAGVQGTVGFNYRNAPAVEAARELIASGELGTVTHVRVRLFSDYAAHPEGALTWRYERERGGSGVLGDLASHGADLARYLLGDIESLTADTAIFVPERARPTGATAGHTRASGGELGPVENEDYVNCLLRFASGARGVLEACRVSVGEQNNYGFEVHGTKGAVFWDFRRMNELGVSRGTAYQDQPVSTVYVGPGDGEFGAFQPGAANAMGYDDLKVIEAYRFLRSVAEGKPHGATLQDAVHSAAVLDAMARSAESGTWVNLAVS, from the coding sequence ATGGTGGATGCGCTCGGTGTCGCCGTCGTCGGATTCGGCTGGATGGGCCGGGTGCACACCCAGGCCTACTCCCGTGTCCGGCACCACTATCCGCAGTTGGCCCTGCGCCCGGAGCTGGTGACGGTCGCCGAGGAGGTCCCGGGCAGGGCCGAGGAGGCCGCCGCGCAGTTCGGGTTCGCCACCGCGGTCCGCGACTGGCGCGAGGTGGCCGCCGACCCGCGCATCGGGGCGGTGAGCATCACCGCCCCGAACTTCCTGCACCGCGAGATCGGCGTCGCGATGGCCGAGGCCGGCAAGCACATCTGGATCGAGAAGCCGGTGGGCCTGACCGCGGCGGACGCGGGCGCGGTGGCCGACGCGGTCGCCAAGGCCGGCGTCCAGGGGACGGTCGGTTTCAACTACCGCAACGCACCCGCCGTGGAGGCGGCCCGCGAGCTGATCGCCTCCGGTGAACTGGGCACGGTCACGCATGTCCGCGTCCGCCTGTTCAGCGACTACGCGGCGCATCCCGAGGGCGCGCTGACCTGGCGGTACGAGCGGGAGCGCGGCGGCAGCGGAGTGCTGGGCGACCTGGCCTCGCACGGCGCGGACCTGGCCCGCTATCTGCTCGGCGACATCGAGTCGCTCACCGCCGACACCGCGATCTTCGTACCCGAGCGGGCCCGCCCGACCGGCGCGACCGCCGGCCACACCCGGGCCTCCGGCGGCGAACTGGGCCCGGTCGAGAACGAGGACTACGTCAACTGCCTGCTGCGCTTCGCCTCCGGCGCCCGCGGTGTCCTGGAGGCCTGCCGGGTCTCGGTCGGCGAGCAGAACAACTACGGCTTCGAGGTGCACGGCACCAAGGGCGCGGTGTTCTGGGACTTCCGCCGGATGAACGAGCTGGGCGTCAGCCGCGGCACCGCGTACCAGGACCAGCCCGTCAGCACGGTGTATGTCGGCCCGGGCGACGGGGAGTTCGGCGCCTTCCAGCCGGGCGCCGCCAACGCCATGGGCTACGACGATCTGAAGGTGATCGAGGCGTACCGCTTCCTGCGTTCCGTCGCCGAGGGGAAACCGCACGGGGCCACCCTCCAGGACGCCGTGCACAGTGCGGCCGTACTCGATGCCATGGCGCGGTCGGCGGAGAGCGGCACGTGGGTCAACTTGGCGGTGTCGTAG